GAGCAACTCAAGGAAGATTTCCCCAGCCTCAAGATCGTCAAACTTGAGCAGAATTACCGCTCCACCGCCCGCATCCTGCGCAGTGCCAACACGGTCATCGCCAACAACCCCCACGTGTTCGAGAAGGCTCTTTGGAGCGATCATACCATTGGCGAGGAGCTCCGGATCATCCGCTGTCGCAGTGAAGACGCGGAAACCGAGCGGGTGGCAACCGAGATCCTTGATCAGAAACTCAAGCAGGGTCTGGAATTCCGGGATTTCGCTGTACTCTATCGCGGCAACCACCAGGCTCGACTGCTGGAAATGAAGCTGCAGGCCTACCAGATCCCCTACCGGATCTCCGGCGGCCAGTCGTTTTTCTCCAAAAACGAGATCAAGGACGCCATGTCCTACCTGCGCCTGCTGATAAACCCGGACGACGACGCCGCGTTTCTCCGGGTGGTCAACGTGCCACGCCGGGAGATTGGCCCGCGCACTCTGGAGCAGCTGAGCCACTATGCCCGGGCCCGCAATGTCAGCCTGTTCAAGTCGCTGGGTGACATGGGGGCAGAAACCCATGTCACCGAAAAGGGCCTGGACCGCCTGCGCCGCTTCGCGCACTGGGTAGATGCCACCTGCGAGCGTCTGCACAGTGAAGACCCGATTCCGGTGATCAAGCAGCTGTTCACGGACATTGAATACGAGGAGTGGCTACATCAGCACTCGGGCACGCCCAAACAGGCTGAACGACGGATGGAAAACATCTGGTACCTGGTGGAATCCATCCAGCGCATGCTGGACGATGGCAAGGGCACGGCCGATGAGCTCGGCATCGAAGATGCCATCACCAAACTGATCCTCCGGGACATGATGGAACAGCGCGAGGAAGAAGACGACAGCGACAAGGTTCAGCTGCTGACCTTACATGCCTCCAAAGGCCTGGAGTTCCCCCACGTGTTCATTATGGGGCTTGAGGAGGAAATCCTGCCCCACCGAAGCAGCATCGAGGAAGGTAACATCGAGGAAGAACGGCGGCTGATGTACGTGGGTATCACCCGTGCCCGGGAAACCCTCACCCTGACCTACGCCGCCGCGCGCCGGCAGTACGGCGAAAAGATCGAGACCATTCCCAGCCGGTTTCTGGACGAGCTGCCGGAAGACGACCTGAAATGGGAAGGCCAGGGCGATCTGGATGTCGAAGCCAATCAGAAAAAAGGCAAAGCGACACTGAGTGCACTGTTGGGAGATCTGGGGATCTGAACGAAAAACCCCCCGTAAAGCGGGGGATTTCAATCAGGTAAAACGACCGGACTTACTTGCTTTGGGACACCATGTGTTCGACGGCGTTCTGAATTTCCTCATCAGGACAGCTGGCGCAGCCACCTTTTGCCGGCATCGCATTGAAGCCATTAAGAGCGTGGGTGACCAGGGTTTCGAGGCCTTTATCGATACGAGGAGCCCAGGCAGCGGTATCGCCTATCACGGGTGCACCGGCTGCGCCGGTGGTATGACAGGCCATACACACAGCGTCATATACTTCCGGGCCCGGACGCGGGCCGGAGCTGGCAGTCTCGGTCGGTGCCGCAGCGGCGCCGCATTCGTCACCTTGCACACAAACTTTGCCTACCGGCTCGATACGCGCGCGAATTTCATCTTCAACACTTGCCAGGGCGGCACCGGCGGTAAGGCCGAAACCAAGCAACACGACAGCCAGGACTCTCTTCATCTTCACAATGCACCTCGCATTAGAGCGTTATAATATTCGGTTGCCGCATTATAGCGACTGAACCCTGGCAAAAAAACCAAACGGCAAAATCATAATTTGATTTCAACCATTTTAATTGCCATTTCGTAAGTCCAAAGGCGTTTATCCAGCAATCCGGTTAACATAGTCACGCTCACATTCCAGCCCTCCAGGAACGACGACATGCCCCAGCCTGACAAACCGTCTCCACATCCGCTGCGCAAGCGGCTGTTGATCACCGAATTTTCGGCGCTTGCCGTACTTCTGGCCTCCATGAGCTGGTTCTCCAGCCACACCTCCGCTGGCAGCAAACTCGACCCAGCCTGGTTAATAATACCGGCGGTGGCGAGCCTGTGTGTGTTCCTGAGTTTTATCGGTCTGATGTACCTGCGCTGGGTTTCTGCTGCGGATTCATCAAACCGCTTCAGGCACAAAGTAGTTTTTTCTTTATTGGCAATCACCCTGATCGGCGTCTGGATGTATGGCATTGCCAACACCTGGTTAAGCCTCAACGCCAGCTGAGGAGTTCTCATGCACATCCGTTTTTGCCTACCGATGGTGGCCCTGTCGCTGACCGTATCTTTGGGCGCGGTTTCAGTGAGTGCCGAGGAAATCCGGAAGGCGAAGTATAACAACGGTCCTCTTTCTGCAGAGAACTGCGCTCTTGTTGAGAATGGCGTTCAGCGTTTGGCGTGTTACGACAAGGTTTTCAAGCCCGAGAAAGCCCAGCAACAGGCCGGCCCGGACAAAGTCGAAACCGTTCAGGAGCAAGCCGGCGAGGCCTTACCCCCCAGGGAAGAGCAATTGGAGGAGCTTGCGGAGGAAGAGAACGGTGACGTAGGCGTCATGAACTCCTTCGTGGAGCAA
This Marinobacter salinus DNA region includes the following protein-coding sequences:
- the rep gene encoding DNA helicase Rep — protein: MNKLNPRQSEAVRYADGPLLVLAGAGSGKTSVITRKIAYLIEHLGIPGRHIAAVTFTNKAAREMKERVGRIVDRKLTRGLIVSTFHNLGLNMIREEHAHLGYHPGFSIFDAADAKALLQDLMLHEGSTDAGDELNDVQMTISSWKNALRSPGEALSRAADEREQRIALIYKKYNEYLKAYNAVDFDDLILLPVQLFRSNPDILSKWRRKIRYMLVDEYQDTNVCQYELVKLLVAERAAFTVVGDDDQSIYAWRGARPENLEQLKEDFPSLKIVKLEQNYRSTARILRSANTVIANNPHVFEKALWSDHTIGEELRIIRCRSEDAETERVATEILDQKLKQGLEFRDFAVLYRGNHQARLLEMKLQAYQIPYRISGGQSFFSKNEIKDAMSYLRLLINPDDDAAFLRVVNVPRREIGPRTLEQLSHYARARNVSLFKSLGDMGAETHVTEKGLDRLRRFAHWVDATCERLHSEDPIPVIKQLFTDIEYEEWLHQHSGTPKQAERRMENIWYLVESIQRMLDDGKGTADELGIEDAITKLILRDMMEQREEEDDSDKVQLLTLHASKGLEFPHVFIMGLEEEILPHRSSIEEGNIEEERRLMYVGITRARETLTLTYAAARRQYGEKIETIPSRFLDELPEDDLKWEGQGDLDVEANQKKGKATLSALLGDLGI
- a CDS encoding c-type cytochrome, encoding MKRVLAVVLLGFGLTAGAALASVEDEIRARIEPVGKVCVQGDECGAAAAPTETASSGPRPGPEVYDAVCMACHTTGAAGAPVIGDTAAWAPRIDKGLETLVTHALNGFNAMPAKGGCASCPDEEIQNAVEHMVSQSK